A single Candidatus Liberibacter asiaticus DNA region contains:
- the sppA gene encoding signal peptide peptidase SppA yields the protein MEFVLKKIKTRYVMLSLVTLTVVYFSWSSHVEDNSPHVARIAIRGQIEDSQELIERIERISRDDSAKALIVSLSSPGGSAYAGEAIFRAIQKVKNRKPVITEVHEMAASAGYLISCASNIIVAAETSLVGSIGVLFQYPYVKPFLDKLGVSIKSVKSSPMKAEPSPFSEVNPKAVQMMQDVVDSSYHWFVRLVSESRNIPYDKTLVLSDGRIWTGAKAKKVGLIDVVGGQEEVWQSLYALGVDQSIRKIKDWNPPKNYWFCDLKNLSISSLLEDTIPLMKQTKVQGLWAVWNP from the coding sequence ATGGAATTTGTATTAAAAAAAATAAAAACCCGATATGTGATGTTGTCGTTAGTAACACTGACCGTAGTATACTTTTCTTGGAGTTCACACGTTGAAGATAACAGTCCCCACGTAGCAAGAATAGCAATCCGAGGACAGATAGAAGATAGCCAAGAACTAATAGAGCGCATCGAAAGAATCAGTAGAGATGATTCTGCAAAAGCACTCATCGTATCATTATCCTCTCCAGGAGGATCTGCATATGCAGGTGAGGCAATATTTAGAGCTATCCAAAAAGTTAAAAATCGAAAACCAGTAATTACGGAAGTTCATGAAATGGCTGCATCTGCGGGATATTTAATTTCTTGTGCTAGCAATATTATTGTAGCAGCTGAAACTTCATTGGTTGGGTCTATTGGGGTACTCTTCCAATACCCATACGTCAAACCATTTTTGGACAAATTAGGGGTGTCAATTAAATCTGTTAAATCATCGCCAATGAAAGCAGAGCCTTCTCCGTTTTCAGAGGTAAATCCGAAAGCAGTGCAAATGATGCAAGATGTGGTAGATAGTAGCTACCACTGGTTTGTAAGACTTGTTTCTGAAAGTCGTAATATCCCATATGATAAAACCTTAGTTTTATCCGATGGGCGTATTTGGACAGGAGCTAAAGCTAAAAAAGTAGGATTGATAGATGTTGTAGGAGGGCAAGAAGAGGTCTGGCAAAGCTTGTATGCACTGGGAGTCGATCAGAGTATTCGAAAAATAAAAGACTGGAATCCTCCGAAAAATTATTGGTTTTGCGATTTAAAAAATCTGTCAATATCATCTCTCCTAGAGGATACTATCCCGTTGATGAAACAAACGAAGGTTCAAGGATTATGGGCAGTGTGGAACCCTTGA
- the lspA gene encoding signal peptidase II, with protein MVSCRRMIIFSAILFFFILDQSIKVIMESYLTLHSPKHIFHFFTLYLTHNTGISFSMLSNVSPTILVSIRILIIAFIFFIWKKNPKTKSIFDIGYILITTGALGNVVDHCLYGYVIDYIMIHTQTWSFAVFNLADLFISIGTCIIIYDDIILQHRQKGKIDFPQ; from the coding sequence ATGGTTTCTTGCCGTCGAATGATAATCTTTTCTGCTATATTGTTTTTCTTCATACTGGATCAATCCATTAAAGTAATCATGGAGTCTTATTTAACTCTGCATAGTCCCAAACATATTTTCCATTTTTTTACTCTGTATTTAACACATAATACAGGAATATCTTTCTCGATGCTATCAAATGTATCACCGACAATACTGGTGAGCATCCGCATTCTAATAATCGCTTTTATTTTTTTTATATGGAAAAAAAATCCAAAAACAAAAAGTATATTCGATATAGGATATATCCTCATTACAACGGGTGCACTGGGAAATGTAGTGGATCATTGCTTATATGGCTATGTTATTGATTATATAATGATTCATACTCAAACATGGTCTTTCGCAGTCTTTAATCTTGCAGATCTTTTCATATCTATCGGAACGTGTATTATCATATATGATGATATTATTCTTCAACACCGTCAGAAAGGAAAAATCGATTTTCCTCAATAA
- the mutS gene encoding DNA mismatch repair protein MutS, whose translation MTKEFSSPQKLYSEQIDLEENLKSSTPMMRQYIEIKSINPDSLVFYRMGDFYELFFDDALLASRCLGITLTKRGKHLGKDIPMCGVPVHTANHYIQKLIKIGHRIAICEQIESPLEAKKRGNKSLVRRNVVRLVTPGTLTEDQLLSPTDSNYLMAVARIRTEWAIAWIDISTGIFKISTSNHDRLISDIMRIDPREIIFSEKELSHAEYKSLFETLGNVAVAQPNVFFDHSISESRIADYYNITTVDTFGSFSQVEKTAAAAAISYIKKTQMVNKPTIGYPEREDIQSTLFIDSAARSNLEILRTLSGSREQSLLKTIDYSITGAGGRLFAERIASPLTDSTKINTRLDSINFFIQNPILINPIQKILKSSPDVPRSLSRLKIGRGEPKDIAVIRDGIRSGIDILNLFLKNDLPEELRGAVEKLKKLPQSLEKTLSSMLSDDLPTFKRDGGFLRDGADASLDETRSLRDQSKRIIASLQLKYAEETKIKNLKIKHNNNLGYFIEVTSSSASVLKKDLESKDRFIHRQTMSNLTRFTTLELIDLENRITNATNSALLIELESFEILSNAIIEQSESLDNASQVIAIIDISIALAILAKEQNYCRPIIDNSTNFIVKDGRHPIVEKTLKQQSSKPFIANDCDLSCPNDKNSGKLWLLTGPNMGGKSTFLRQNALIVIMAQMGSYVPASYAHIGIVDKLFSRVGSADNLASGRSTFMVEMIETASILNQATNQSFVILDEIGRGTATLDGLSIAWATIEYLHETNRCRGLLATHFHELTDLSKSLKRFHNATLQVSDSNEGIIFLHKVIPGIADHSYGIQVGKLAGLPNTVISRAYDILKTFEKLYHHNQKDMRLYYPEIQTKESKNNLSKNDKLFVEKIKCLNLDEMSPLTALKTLYAVKAWTLEKYSTDEDSEPLSSKQEN comes from the coding sequence ATGACAAAAGAGTTTTCATCTCCTCAAAAATTGTACTCTGAACAAATTGATCTAGAAGAAAACTTGAAGTCTTCGACTCCTATGATGCGTCAATATATCGAAATAAAATCTATTAATCCCGATAGTTTAGTATTTTATAGGATGGGAGACTTTTATGAATTGTTTTTTGATGACGCTCTCCTAGCATCTCGTTGCCTTGGAATTACCTTAACCAAAAGAGGAAAACACCTAGGAAAAGATATTCCGATGTGTGGAGTTCCAGTACATACTGCAAACCACTATATTCAAAAGCTCATAAAAATAGGACATCGAATCGCTATATGTGAACAAATTGAATCTCCTCTTGAAGCAAAAAAACGCGGGAATAAATCTTTAGTACGCCGCAATGTAGTTCGTCTTGTAACGCCTGGAACGCTTACCGAAGATCAGTTACTTTCTCCAACAGATTCTAATTATCTCATGGCAGTCGCCCGTATTCGGACAGAATGGGCCATTGCATGGATTGATATCTCAACAGGAATTTTTAAAATATCAACGTCAAATCACGATAGATTAATTTCAGATATCATGCGCATTGATCCACGGGAAATTATCTTCTCTGAAAAAGAACTGTCGCATGCTGAATACAAGTCACTTTTTGAAACGTTAGGGAATGTAGCTGTAGCACAACCAAATGTGTTTTTCGATCATTCCATTTCTGAAAGTCGTATTGCCGACTACTATAACATAACAACCGTTGATACTTTTGGTTCTTTCTCTCAAGTCGAAAAGACAGCAGCGGCAGCAGCCATTTCTTACATCAAAAAAACACAGATGGTAAATAAGCCAACTATTGGATATCCTGAACGAGAAGATATACAATCTACATTGTTCATCGACTCTGCTGCTCGTTCTAATTTAGAGATTCTACGCACTCTTTCAGGATCTCGCGAACAATCTCTGTTAAAAACCATTGATTATAGTATCACAGGAGCTGGAGGAAGACTTTTTGCTGAGAGAATTGCATCACCTTTGACTGATTCTACAAAAATCAATACTCGTCTCGATTCAATTAATTTTTTTATTCAAAACCCAATATTAATCAATCCTATACAGAAGATACTAAAATCTTCTCCTGATGTACCACGATCTCTTTCTCGTCTCAAAATCGGGCGAGGAGAACCAAAAGATATTGCTGTCATTCGCGATGGTATACGCTCTGGAATAGATATTTTAAATCTCTTCTTAAAAAATGATCTACCAGAAGAGTTGCGAGGCGCTGTAGAAAAATTAAAAAAATTACCTCAATCTCTGGAAAAAACACTGTCATCAATGTTATCTGACGACTTACCAACCTTTAAAAGAGACGGAGGATTTTTACGCGATGGAGCGGATGCATCTTTAGACGAAACGCGATCACTACGTGATCAATCCAAACGTATTATCGCATCTCTACAGTTGAAGTACGCAGAAGAAACAAAAATTAAGAATCTGAAAATTAAACATAACAATAATTTAGGATACTTCATTGAAGTCACCTCCAGTAGTGCAAGCGTTTTAAAAAAAGACTTAGAATCTAAAGATCGCTTTATACATCGACAAACTATGTCCAATTTAACTCGCTTTACTACTCTCGAACTTATTGATCTAGAAAATCGTATTACTAATGCTACAAATAGCGCTTTATTAATTGAACTAGAATCTTTTGAGATTCTCTCTAATGCTATAATCGAGCAATCAGAATCACTCGATAATGCCTCACAGGTGATAGCTATCATTGATATCTCTATTGCTTTGGCAATATTAGCTAAAGAACAAAATTATTGTCGTCCTATCATCGATAATTCAACAAATTTTATTGTAAAAGATGGTCGTCATCCTATTGTTGAAAAAACATTAAAACAGCAATCATCAAAGCCTTTTATAGCAAATGATTGTGATCTGTCCTGCCCTAATGACAAAAATTCTGGAAAACTTTGGCTCCTTACAGGACCTAATATGGGAGGTAAATCCACTTTTCTACGTCAAAATGCTCTCATTGTAATCATGGCGCAAATGGGATCTTATGTTCCGGCATCTTATGCCCATATTGGTATAGTAGATAAATTATTTTCACGCGTTGGTTCTGCGGATAATTTAGCAAGTGGACGCTCCACTTTCATGGTGGAAATGATTGAAACAGCATCAATTTTAAATCAAGCAACCAATCAATCATTTGTTATTTTAGATGAGATTGGAAGAGGAACTGCCACGTTAGATGGACTGTCTATAGCATGGGCTACTATAGAATATTTACACGAAACCAATCGTTGCCGTGGGTTATTAGCAACCCATTTCCATGAGTTAACAGATTTATCAAAGAGCTTAAAAAGATTTCATAATGCTACTTTACAAGTTAGCGACAGCAATGAAGGAATAATTTTTTTGCACAAAGTCATTCCAGGCATCGCTGATCATTCTTATGGAATACAAGTAGGAAAATTAGCAGGACTACCTAATACAGTTATATCACGAGCGTATGACATTTTAAAAACATTCGAAAAGCTATATCATCATAATCAAAAAGATATGCGACTATATTATCCAGAAATTCAAACAAAAGAATCGAAAAATAACCTATCAAAAAATGACAAACTGTTCGTCGAAAAAATAAAATGTCTGAATCTTGATGAAATGTCTCCATTAACAGCATTGAAAACCTTATACGCTGTAAAGGCATGGACTTTAGAAAAATATTCCACAGATGAAGACTCAGAACCGCTTTCTTCAAAACAAGAAAATTAA
- a CDS encoding LPS export ABC transporter periplasmic protein LptC — protein MDHLDRRNKILLQRSKYRQHVRFIQFLKFFFPFATVTIVGWFLLSSWIRISTFSKSSIDLLDFEPMIMKKFILSDYSKDRVKYSLVAERAKTSFNSGKGIIFLQDFELTVPTQRSEYGDMYLFAHSARFNLANHTLYISQPFKMKVKDNLRLDFETAVLDVKNITINSSDPVIITHSDFVLSANFARIENSSRSAVFAGQVSVVVNPGVLQKKEN, from the coding sequence TTGGATCATCTGGATAGAAGAAATAAAATATTATTGCAAAGAAGCAAATATCGTCAGCATGTTCGGTTTATACAGTTCTTGAAATTTTTTTTCCCTTTTGCGACTGTAACGATTGTAGGTTGGTTTTTGCTTTCTTCTTGGATACGCATTTCCACTTTTTCCAAATCTTCGATAGATTTATTGGACTTTGAGCCTATGATTATGAAAAAATTTATTCTATCGGATTATAGTAAGGATCGTGTTAAATATTCATTAGTTGCAGAGCGTGCGAAAACTAGTTTTAATAGTGGAAAAGGTATTATTTTTTTGCAGGATTTTGAATTAACTGTGCCCACGCAACGTAGTGAATATGGTGATATGTATCTATTTGCACATTCTGCGCGCTTTAATTTAGCTAATCATACCTTGTATATTTCACAACCTTTCAAAATGAAAGTTAAGGATAATCTCCGGTTGGATTTTGAAACCGCTGTTCTAGATGTCAAAAACATCACTATAAATAGTTCGGATCCTGTGATAATTACACATTCGGATTTTGTACTTTCCGCAAATTTTGCTAGAATAGAAAATAGCAGTAGAAGTGCTGTTTTTGCAGGACAAGTATCTGTAGTGGTGAATCCTGGAGTATTGCAAAAAAAAGAGAATTAA
- a CDS encoding Rne/Rng family ribonuclease — protein MANKMLIDASHVEETRVVVLRDNRVEELDFESEHKKQIKGNIYLAKVTRVEPSLQAAFVDYGGNRHGFLPFLEIHPDYYQIPFSDRQALLKESNIAQTDSEAVADDVTHGDVTIPNDHSLEEVAPIANFSQETEEESIISANNDVVSNVEDVKGGSPEDVPKKFKRQYCIQEVIKNRQILLVQIVKEERGNKGAAVTTYLSLAGRYSVLMPNTSKGETISRKITNPVDRKNLKEIARGLEVPAGMGVILRTAGASRTKIEIKRDFEYLMRLWDNVRELALNSVAPHLVYEEGNLIKRAIRDLYCKDISEIIVSGEKGYREAKDFMKLLMPSYARIVRQYEDPHPIFFRSGIEVQLDSLHQTEVTLPSRGYVIINQTEALVSIDVNSGRSTREHCIEDTALQTNLEAAEEIARQLRLRDLAGLIVVDFIDMEEKKNNRSVEKKLKESLKKDRARVQVGAISNFGLLEMSRQRIRSSVLESTTKVCTYCKGAGYIRSQSSVALSILRSVEEYLLQYTAHNIIVHTHSDVVLYLLNQKRATIVEYEARFGVSINVVIGIELADKLFYIEKGSPVQALVNTGHKVGSDSQAPSYDKNIECVWQDEALLPIPKSESLEDIQDNIVSEESTGVIRKRRRRRRRRRPATDHHDAGVVSDVSSIQNVIDDSFDMYMEPSDITNHNLLENGAHGFTENYDVSIPPVSTPEMESSNSSSDPIVKKTRWWKRRK, from the coding sequence ATGGCTAATAAGATGCTTATTGACGCTTCGCATGTTGAAGAAACACGCGTCGTAGTCTTGCGAGATAATCGCGTTGAAGAGCTTGATTTTGAATCTGAGCATAAAAAACAAATAAAGGGAAATATCTATCTAGCGAAGGTTACACGGGTTGAACCTTCCTTACAAGCGGCTTTTGTGGATTATGGAGGGAATCGTCATGGTTTTCTTCCTTTTCTTGAAATTCATCCTGATTATTATCAAATACCATTTTCTGATCGTCAGGCGTTATTGAAAGAATCCAATATTGCGCAAACGGATAGTGAGGCTGTGGCGGATGATGTGACACATGGTGATGTTACTATACCGAATGATCATAGCTTAGAAGAGGTTGCTCCTATAGCGAATTTTTCTCAGGAAACAGAGGAAGAATCTATAATATCTGCAAACAATGATGTTGTTTCTAATGTAGAAGATGTTAAAGGAGGTTCTCCTGAAGATGTCCCTAAGAAGTTTAAGAGACAATATTGCATTCAGGAAGTTATCAAGAATCGTCAAATTTTATTGGTACAGATCGTTAAAGAAGAGCGAGGGAACAAAGGTGCGGCAGTAACGACGTATCTCTCTTTAGCAGGACGTTATTCTGTGTTGATGCCTAATACATCTAAAGGAGAGACTATTTCTCGTAAGATAACGAATCCTGTTGATCGAAAGAATCTCAAAGAGATTGCTCGTGGACTTGAAGTTCCGGCAGGTATGGGAGTAATTCTGCGCACAGCAGGTGCATCCCGTACGAAGATTGAAATAAAGCGTGATTTTGAGTATCTTATGCGTCTTTGGGATAATGTACGCGAATTAGCTCTTAATTCGGTTGCGCCTCATTTGGTATATGAAGAGGGTAATTTAATTAAGAGAGCTATTCGCGATCTTTATTGTAAAGATATATCGGAAATTATTGTTTCGGGAGAGAAGGGATATCGTGAAGCAAAGGATTTCATGAAACTTTTGATGCCTAGTTATGCTAGAATAGTTCGGCAATATGAGGACCCACATCCAATTTTTTTTCGTTCTGGAATTGAGGTGCAATTGGATTCTCTCCATCAGACAGAGGTTACGCTTCCATCTCGGGGTTATGTTATCATTAATCAAACGGAAGCGCTTGTCTCTATAGACGTGAATTCAGGTCGTTCGACGAGAGAACATTGTATAGAAGATACTGCTCTTCAAACTAATTTAGAAGCTGCCGAGGAAATAGCACGTCAACTACGTCTGCGTGATTTAGCAGGTTTAATAGTTGTTGATTTTATTGATATGGAAGAAAAGAAGAATAATCGTTCTGTTGAAAAGAAGCTTAAAGAAAGTTTGAAAAAGGATAGAGCGCGTGTTCAAGTAGGAGCTATTTCCAACTTTGGACTTTTGGAAATGTCTCGACAACGTATTCGATCGTCTGTTTTGGAAAGCACAACCAAAGTTTGTACGTATTGTAAAGGAGCTGGGTATATTCGTTCTCAATCTTCGGTAGCATTAAGTATTTTAAGGAGTGTAGAGGAATATTTGCTACAATATACTGCTCACAATATTATCGTTCATACGCATTCGGATGTTGTCTTATATTTACTGAATCAAAAGCGTGCTACAATTGTTGAGTACGAGGCTAGATTTGGTGTTTCAATTAATGTCGTGATTGGAATAGAATTAGCCGATAAGCTTTTTTATATTGAAAAAGGATCTCCCGTTCAAGCTCTAGTAAATACTGGGCATAAGGTTGGTTCTGATTCTCAAGCACCAAGTTACGATAAAAATATTGAGTGTGTATGGCAAGATGAGGCTCTATTGCCAATTCCCAAATCGGAATCATTGGAAGATATTCAGGATAACATTGTATCTGAGGAATCTACAGGTGTTATTCGTAAAAGAAGAAGGAGGCGCAGGCGTAGACGTCCTGCTACAGACCATCATGATGCTGGTGTGGTATCTGATGTAAGTTCTATTCAAAATGTTATCGATGATTCATTTGATATGTACATGGAGCCTTCTGATATAACAAATCATAATCTATTGGAGAATGGTGCTCATGGGTTCACAGAAAATTATGATGTTTCTATCCCTCCTGTGAGTACTCCTGAGATGGAAAGTTCTAACTCTAGTTCTGATCCGATCGTCAAAAAAACAAGATGGTGGAAGCGTCGTAAATAA
- a CDS encoding integration host factor subunit beta yields the protein MIKSSLIGTIAKKNPKLNYQDVEKIVNMLLEEMTQALANGGRVEIRGFGSFSVRKRAARLARAPLAQKVISVEEKMVPFFRAGKNLKERLNSPDSTLSNS from the coding sequence ATGATAAAGTCTTCTTTAATAGGTACAATTGCAAAAAAGAATCCCAAACTAAACTACCAGGATGTTGAAAAAATAGTCAATATGTTGTTGGAAGAAATGACACAAGCTCTGGCAAATGGTGGACGTGTTGAAATCCGAGGTTTCGGAAGTTTTTCTGTTAGAAAACGCGCTGCCAGATTAGCAAGAGCTCCACTTGCTCAGAAAGTTATTTCTGTTGAAGAAAAAATGGTTCCCTTCTTTAGAGCGGGAAAAAATTTGAAAGAACGTCTCAATTCTCCTGATAGCACTTTATCAAATTCTTAA
- a CDS encoding LptA/OstA family protein, whose translation MNSIHLYIHLLALVFVLLKADLSQAAASYMTRFKVLGNEKIHIKADMLEVKDAVQKAFFKGNVFMTQEDFSLQADKMTIDYNNTNRDVSNKINRMDVERNIFIQSGEINVIASNGYVDFQKRILVLNGDRADKVILKEKLNTFLGCKLIVNIDTSFASLQGCESDQVQSIIRYDGRP comes from the coding sequence TTGAATAGTATACATCTATACATACATCTATTAGCCTTGGTATTTGTTTTATTAAAAGCTGACTTATCTCAAGCAGCAGCTTCTTATATGACAAGGTTTAAAGTGTTGGGGAATGAAAAAATTCATATCAAGGCCGATATGTTGGAGGTTAAGGATGCGGTTCAAAAGGCTTTTTTTAAGGGGAATGTATTCATGACTCAAGAGGATTTTTCCTTACAAGCCGACAAAATGACAATCGATTATAATAATACGAATCGTGATGTTAGCAATAAAATTAATCGCATGGATGTAGAGAGGAATATCTTTATACAATCAGGAGAAATTAATGTCATAGCTAGCAATGGTTATGTTGATTTCCAAAAGAGAATCTTGGTTTTGAACGGAGATCGTGCAGATAAAGTGATATTAAAAGAAAAGCTCAATACATTTTTAGGTTGTAAGTTGATTGTAAATATAGATACGAGTTTTGCTAGTTTGCAAGGATGTGAATCTGACCAGGTACAATCTATAATACGTTATGACGGGCGTCCATGA
- a CDS encoding penicillin-binding protein 1A, whose protein sequence is MVSFIGYFFGFATYSILGAILGASIYIAKISQNLPDYAALNSYSPAVTTRIHAGNGALMAEYARENRLFLPIQIIPSHVKYAFVSAEDKNFYYHSGVDIFGIMRAVLHNIRNISHGRRPEGASTITQQVAKNFLLTSNQTMDRKIKEILLSFRLEKAYDKEKILEFYLNEIFFGFNSYGIASAALTYFNKSVSELTIEEAAYLAALPKGPSNYDPFRKNKAAIARRNWVIDRMEENGYISQEQALVAKQKPLKITIKQRRSHLFGSEYFAEEVRRQLIDRYGEKALYEDGLSIRTSLDPQLQLYARKALQNGLINYDQNDGFRGPIKRIDLKKDWGNTLASIPTLYDVPEWDIAVVLEVSNSHITIGIRPTIDSNGKVTTERKKGIIEADSMRWVYNKEQTTEETSENRNVLSLGDVIYVEHINEGWRLRQIPKVQGGLIAMDPRTGRILATIGGFSYSQSEFNRSTQAMRQPGSCFKPIVYAAALDSGYTPASVIMDAPIEVVSRGKIWKPENYSKNFSGASTLRFGLEKSRNLMTVRLAHNMGMTVVADYAENFGIYDKMLPVLPMSLGAGETTVLRMVSAYAVFANGGKQIRPSFIDRIQNRYGKTIFNQEQRICDDCNYDTWNGQDEPEIIDKREQVLDPMTAYQITSMLEGVIKHGTATGKVRLNRPVAGKTGTTSSYRDTWFIGYTPTLVVGVYVGYDIPAPLNNHATGSTLTAPIFNAFMKEALKNIPSSRFVAPPGMSLIPINKWTGMLSKKGDPDTIIEAFKPGTGPAETYTVIDEDSNVSSEEILRRSPQANQAINSGSGGLY, encoded by the coding sequence ATAGTTAGCTTCATTGGATATTTTTTCGGGTTTGCTACTTATTCGATTCTCGGTGCTATATTAGGAGCTAGCATTTATATAGCTAAAATTTCTCAGAATCTTCCTGATTACGCTGCTCTTAATTCATACTCACCTGCCGTTACTACTAGAATTCATGCAGGAAATGGAGCTCTCATGGCGGAGTATGCAAGAGAAAATCGATTATTTTTACCGATTCAAATCATTCCCTCACACGTTAAATATGCATTTGTTTCTGCTGAAGATAAAAATTTCTACTATCATTCAGGAGTTGATATCTTTGGTATCATGCGCGCTGTCCTGCACAATATAAGAAACATTAGTCATGGACGACGTCCAGAGGGAGCTTCAACTATCACACAACAAGTTGCAAAGAATTTTCTCTTAACCTCTAATCAAACCATGGATCGAAAAATCAAGGAAATCCTCCTATCTTTTCGCCTTGAAAAAGCCTATGACAAGGAAAAAATACTAGAATTTTACTTAAATGAAATTTTTTTCGGATTTAACTCCTATGGAATAGCAAGCGCCGCTCTAACTTATTTTAATAAATCAGTGAGTGAATTAACCATAGAAGAAGCCGCTTACTTAGCAGCTCTTCCTAAGGGTCCGAGTAATTATGATCCTTTCCGCAAGAATAAAGCGGCGATTGCTCGCCGAAATTGGGTCATTGACCGTATGGAGGAAAATGGGTATATCTCCCAAGAGCAAGCTCTTGTCGCCAAACAGAAACCTCTCAAAATCACGATTAAACAACGTAGATCCCATCTTTTTGGAAGTGAATACTTCGCTGAAGAAGTGAGACGACAGCTTATTGATCGTTATGGAGAAAAGGCACTTTATGAAGATGGTTTATCCATACGAACGTCGCTTGATCCACAATTACAACTCTATGCAAGAAAAGCCCTCCAAAATGGATTGATCAATTACGATCAGAATGACGGTTTTCGTGGACCTATAAAGCGCATAGATTTAAAAAAAGATTGGGGAAATACTCTGGCATCAATCCCTACCTTATATGATGTGCCCGAATGGGACATTGCTGTCGTTCTAGAAGTATCCAATTCTCATATAACTATAGGGATCCGTCCAACTATTGACTCAAATGGGAAAGTCACGACCGAAAGGAAAAAAGGCATAATTGAAGCAGATTCGATGCGATGGGTCTATAATAAAGAGCAAACCACAGAAGAAACATCAGAAAATCGCAATGTTCTTTCGCTCGGCGATGTAATCTACGTAGAACATATTAATGAAGGATGGAGACTCCGTCAAATTCCAAAAGTACAAGGAGGATTAATAGCTATGGATCCTCGTACTGGTCGCATTCTTGCCACTATAGGAGGATTCTCTTATTCACAGTCAGAATTTAATCGCTCTACTCAAGCAATGCGCCAACCCGGATCCTGTTTTAAACCAATTGTATATGCAGCCGCATTAGATAGCGGATATACTCCTGCATCGGTCATTATGGATGCCCCAATTGAAGTCGTTTCCAGAGGAAAAATTTGGAAACCTGAAAATTATAGCAAAAACTTTTCTGGTGCGTCCACTTTGCGCTTTGGACTCGAAAAATCTCGTAATCTCATGACAGTACGTCTTGCCCATAATATGGGAATGACTGTTGTAGCCGATTATGCCGAAAACTTTGGCATTTATGATAAAATGTTACCTGTTTTACCAATGTCTTTGGGGGCAGGAGAAACCACAGTACTACGTATGGTCTCGGCTTATGCTGTTTTTGCCAATGGAGGAAAACAAATTCGACCTTCATTTATTGATCGCATTCAAAATAGGTATGGCAAAACCATATTTAATCAAGAACAACGCATTTGTGATGATTGCAATTATGATACTTGGAATGGACAAGACGAACCGGAAATAATCGATAAACGAGAACAAGTGTTGGATCCCATGACTGCTTATCAAATTACTTCTATGTTAGAAGGAGTTATTAAGCATGGAACTGCCACAGGTAAAGTCCGATTGAATCGGCCTGTCGCTGGGAAAACGGGCACAACGAGTAGCTATAGAGATACTTGGTTTATAGGATATACCCCTACACTTGTAGTTGGCGTTTATGTTGGTTATGACATCCCAGCTCCTTTAAACAACCATGCAACCGGAAGCACTCTTACTGCACCTATTTTTAATGCTTTCATGAAAGAAGCACTAAAAAACATTCCTTCTTCTCGTTTTGTTGCTCCACCAGGCATGAGTCTGATTCCTATCAATAAATGGACAGGCATGTTGTCTAAAAAAGGAGATCCTGATACCATTATTGAAGCATTTAAACCTGGGACAGGACCAGCAGAAACCTATACTGTCATTGATGAAGATAGTAATGTTTCTTCCGAAGAAATTCTCCGCAGATCTCCTCAAGCCAATCAAGCAATTAATTCTGGAAGTGGAGGCTTATACTAA